In Mobula hypostoma chromosome 10, sMobHyp1.1, whole genome shotgun sequence, a single genomic region encodes these proteins:
- the cmc4 gene encoding cx9C motif-containing protein 4 has product MSTKDPCQKQACEIQKCLQAHHYQESKCQHVIQDMHDCCKIHAKTSVCCSGFLKEQKKS; this is encoded by the exons ATGTCTACCAAAGATCCCTGCCAAAAGCAAGCCTGTGAAATACAGAAGTGTCTCCAAG CTCATCATTACCAAGAAAGCAAATGCCAACATGTGATCCAAGATATGCACGACTGCTGTAAGATACATGCAAAGACATCAGTTTGCTGTTCAGGTTTTttaaaagaacaaaagaaaagcTGA